From Streptomyces chrestomyceticus JCM 4735, one genomic window encodes:
- a CDS encoding MurR/RpiR family transcriptional regulator, which produces MSPDLKETFKDSGAAVRAAPGPPAPAALAAKVRTLAPSMTRSMQRVAEAVAGDPAGCAALTVTGLAERTGTSEATVVRTSRLLGYPGYRDLRIALAALATQQATGRAPAVTADIAVDDALPDVVAKLAQEEQQCLADTAAGLDLTQLEAAVGALAAARRIDVYGIGASNLVGQDLVQKLLRIGLIAHAHSDPHLAVTNAVQMRAGDVAIAITHSGRTTDVIEPLRVAFDRGATTIAITGRPDGGIASYADHVLTTSTARESELRPAAMSSRTSQLLVVDCLFVGVAQRTYETAAPALSASYEALAHRHSPRTPHR; this is translated from the coding sequence GTGAGCCCCGACCTGAAGGAAACTTTCAAGGACTCCGGCGCCGCCGTCCGGGCCGCCCCGGGCCCGCCCGCCCCCGCGGCCCTGGCCGCCAAGGTGCGCACGCTGGCGCCGTCCATGACCCGCTCCATGCAGCGGGTCGCGGAGGCGGTCGCGGGCGACCCGGCCGGCTGCGCCGCGCTCACCGTCACCGGCCTCGCGGAACGTACGGGCACCAGCGAGGCCACCGTCGTACGGACCTCCCGCCTGCTCGGCTACCCGGGCTACCGCGACCTGCGCATCGCGCTGGCCGCCCTCGCCACCCAGCAGGCCACCGGCCGCGCGCCCGCCGTCACCGCCGACATAGCGGTCGACGACGCGCTCCCCGACGTGGTCGCGAAGCTGGCCCAGGAGGAGCAGCAGTGCCTGGCCGACACCGCGGCCGGACTGGACCTGACGCAACTGGAGGCCGCGGTCGGCGCGCTGGCCGCGGCCCGGCGCATCGACGTGTACGGCATCGGCGCCTCCAACCTCGTCGGCCAGGACCTGGTCCAGAAGCTGCTGCGGATCGGCCTGATCGCGCACGCCCACTCCGACCCGCACCTCGCCGTGACCAACGCGGTCCAGATGCGCGCCGGTGACGTGGCCATCGCGATCACCCATTCGGGGCGTACGACCGACGTCATAGAACCGCTGCGGGTGGCCTTCGACCGGGGTGCGACGACCATCGCGATCACCGGCCGCCCGGACGGCGGCATCGCCTCGTACGCCGATCACGTCCTCACCACGTCCACGGCCCGGGAGAGCGAGCTGCGCCCCGCCGCCATGTCCTCGCGCACCAGCCAACTGCTCGTGGTGGACTGCCTGTTCGTGGGCGTCGCACAGCGTACGTACGAGACGGCGGCGCCCGCCCTGTCCGCCTCCTACGAAGCGCTCGCCCACCGCCACTCGCCCCGGACGCCCCACCGCTGA
- the murQ gene encoding N-acetylmuramic acid 6-phosphate etherase — protein sequence MTSPAEYAQLRAQLDTLTTEAFRPELAEIDRLSTLEIARTMNGEDATVPAAVADRLPEIAAAIDATAERMARGGRLVYAGAGTAGRLGVLDASECPPTFNTDPSEVVGLIAGGPTAMVAAVEGAEDSKELAAADLDALGLTADDTVVGVSASGRTPYAVGAVEHARTACGALTVGLSCNAGSALAAAADHGIEVVVGPELLTGSTRLKAGTAQKLVLNMLSTITMIRLGKTYGNLMVDVRASNEKLRARSRRIVALATGAGDPEIEAALAATDGKVKNAILVVLAGVDGPTAARLLDGSRGHLRAALHTALHTPPSPSG from the coding sequence ATGACCTCCCCCGCCGAGTACGCACAACTGCGCGCCCAGCTCGACACACTCACCACCGAGGCCTTCCGGCCCGAACTCGCCGAGATCGACCGGCTGTCCACCCTGGAGATCGCCCGCACGATGAACGGCGAGGACGCCACCGTCCCCGCCGCCGTCGCCGACCGGCTCCCCGAGATCGCCGCCGCCATCGACGCCACCGCCGAGCGGATGGCCCGCGGCGGCCGGCTGGTCTACGCGGGCGCGGGCACGGCCGGCCGCCTCGGCGTGCTGGACGCCAGCGAGTGCCCGCCCACCTTCAACACCGACCCGTCCGAGGTCGTGGGCCTGATCGCGGGCGGCCCCACCGCCATGGTCGCCGCCGTCGAGGGCGCCGAGGACAGCAAGGAGCTGGCCGCCGCCGACCTGGACGCGCTGGGCCTGACCGCCGACGACACGGTGGTCGGCGTCTCCGCCTCCGGCCGCACCCCGTACGCCGTCGGCGCCGTCGAGCACGCCCGCACGGCCTGCGGCGCGCTGACCGTCGGCCTGTCCTGCAACGCGGGTTCGGCGCTGGCCGCGGCCGCCGACCACGGCATCGAGGTCGTCGTCGGACCCGAACTCCTCACCGGCTCCACCCGCCTGAAGGCCGGTACGGCGCAGAAGCTGGTCCTCAACATGCTCTCGACCATCACCATGATCCGGCTGGGCAAGACCTACGGAAACCTGATGGTCGACGTCCGCGCCTCCAACGAGAAGCTGCGGGCCCGCTCGCGCCGCATCGTGGCGCTGGCCACCGGCGCCGGCGACCCGGAGATCGAGGCCGCGCTCGCCGCCACCGACGGGAAGGTCAAGAACGCCATCCTGGTCGTCCTGGCCGGGGTCGACGGGCCCACGGCGGCCCGGCTGCTGGACGGCTCCCGAGGCCACCTCAGGGCCGCGCTGCACACCGCCCTGCACACCCCGCCCTCCCCGAGCGGCTGA
- a CDS encoding PTS transporter subunit EIIC — MSDEKNRATAAAILPLVGGAANVTSVTHCMTRLRLGVADRSLVQDAALKALPAVLGVVEDDTYQIVLGPGTVARVTPEFAALVEAGRDAPPAPPEPPATADPTGPALSTAEELAAQGAALKARQKARNATPVKLFLRRIADIFVPLIPALIGCGIIAGLNGLLTNFGLLPALVPALAATASGFMSLIAVFVGYHTAKEFGGTPVLGGAVAAIIVYAGVAQVSAFGQQLSPGQGGVLGALGAALLAVQVEKACRRYVPEALDVLVTPTVTVLVSGLVTLFGLMFVAGEVSTAIGTCANWLLAHGGAAAGFLLGGLFLPLVMLGLHQALIPIHTTLIEQQGYTVLLPVLAMAGAGQVGAALAVYVRLPGNRSIRATVRSALPAGFLGVGEPLIYGVSLPLGRPFVTACVGGAFGGGFVGLFNQLGTTAGATAIGPSGWALFPLLKGNQPLGATLTVYAAGLLVGYAVGFLATYFFGFGKQALTDLNAATEPVAAGG, encoded by the coding sequence ATGTCCGATGAGAAGAACCGCGCCACCGCCGCCGCGATCCTCCCCCTGGTCGGCGGCGCCGCCAACGTCACGTCCGTCACCCACTGCATGACCCGGCTGCGCCTCGGCGTCGCGGACCGCTCGCTGGTCCAGGACGCCGCCCTGAAGGCACTGCCCGCCGTCCTGGGCGTGGTGGAGGACGACACGTACCAGATCGTGCTGGGACCGGGCACGGTCGCCCGCGTCACCCCGGAGTTCGCCGCCCTGGTCGAGGCCGGACGGGACGCGCCACCCGCCCCGCCAGAACCTCCCGCCACAGCGGACCCCACCGGTCCCGCCCTCTCCACCGCCGAAGAACTCGCCGCCCAGGGCGCCGCCCTCAAAGCCCGCCAGAAGGCCCGTAACGCGACCCCGGTCAAACTCTTCCTCCGCCGGATCGCCGACATCTTCGTCCCGCTGATCCCCGCCCTCATCGGCTGCGGCATCATCGCCGGACTGAACGGCCTGCTGACCAACTTCGGCCTGCTGCCCGCCCTCGTCCCGGCGCTGGCCGCCACCGCCTCCGGCTTCATGTCCCTGATCGCGGTCTTCGTCGGGTACCACACCGCGAAGGAGTTCGGCGGCACGCCCGTCCTGGGCGGCGCGGTCGCCGCGATCATCGTGTACGCGGGTGTCGCCCAGGTGAGCGCCTTCGGCCAGCAGCTCTCGCCCGGCCAGGGCGGGGTTCTCGGCGCCCTGGGCGCGGCGCTGCTCGCCGTACAGGTCGAGAAGGCGTGCCGCAGGTACGTCCCCGAGGCGCTCGACGTCCTGGTCACCCCCACCGTGACCGTGCTGGTCTCCGGCCTGGTCACGCTCTTCGGCCTGATGTTCGTGGCCGGCGAGGTCTCCACCGCCATCGGTACGTGCGCGAACTGGCTGCTCGCCCACGGCGGCGCCGCGGCCGGCTTCCTGCTCGGCGGCCTCTTCCTCCCGCTCGTCATGCTCGGCCTGCACCAGGCCCTGATCCCCATCCACACCACGCTCATCGAGCAGCAGGGCTACACGGTGCTGCTGCCCGTCCTCGCGATGGCCGGCGCCGGCCAGGTGGGCGCCGCCCTCGCGGTCTACGTCCGCCTGCCCGGCAACCGCTCGATCCGTGCGACCGTCAGGTCCGCGCTGCCCGCCGGGTTCCTCGGTGTCGGCGAACCGCTCATCTACGGTGTCTCGCTGCCGCTGGGCCGCCCGTTCGTCACCGCCTGCGTGGGCGGCGCGTTCGGCGGCGGCTTCGTGGGCCTGTTCAACCAGCTCGGCACGACGGCCGGCGCCACCGCCATCGGCCCGTCGGGCTGGGCCCTGTTCCCCCTCCTCAAGGGCAACCAGCCGCTCGGCGCCACCCTCACCGTCTACGCCGCCGGCCTGCTCGTCGGCTACGCGGTGGGCTTCCTGGCGACGTACTTCTTCGGCTTCGGCAAGCAGGCCCTGACGGACCTGAACGCGGCCACGGAACCGGTAGCCGCCGGAGGCTAG
- a CDS encoding alanine/glycine:cation symporter family protein: protein MSTLDSLIVAVNDGLWTYLLIPLVVCAGLYFTVRSRAVQLRLFPEMLRVLKDRSEPRADGSKPVSSFGAFTISAAARVGTGNIAGVATAITLGGAGAVFWMWVMAVVGGASAFVESALAQLYKVRDTKDRDGAGSGTYRGGPAYYMQRGLGKRWPGVLFAVAITVTFGFVFNAVQSNTITSVASGSVSGSGASWFAPAVGLLLAVLLGVAICGGVRRITSVTTVLVPVMAVVYLLLGTAVVLLNLGDLPRVFGDIVGGAFGFKELTAGGIGAAIQQGVRRGMFSNEAGLGSAPNAGAAAEVTHPVKQGLVQSLGVFFDTLLICSMTAFIILTTTPELGGRQGADLTQSALTDTLGGWAGHVLTAVVFLLAFSSMIGNYYYGESNIGFMTRRTWVLPVYRALVLAVVFLGALGSVSVIWNLADVFMGLMALINLLAIIPLSAIAFRLLDDYTAQRRSGLDPVFTRSRMPDLTGVECWPDAPAASERRETAGAGAGAA, encoded by the coding sequence ATGAGCACGCTCGATTCGCTGATCGTCGCAGTCAACGACGGTCTCTGGACCTATTTGCTGATCCCGCTGGTGGTCTGCGCCGGTCTGTACTTCACGGTCCGCTCCCGGGCCGTGCAACTGCGGCTCTTCCCGGAGATGCTGCGCGTGCTCAAGGACAGGTCGGAGCCCAGGGCGGACGGCTCCAAACCGGTCTCGTCCTTCGGTGCCTTCACCATCTCGGCGGCCGCACGGGTCGGTACGGGCAACATCGCGGGCGTCGCCACCGCCATCACCCTCGGCGGGGCGGGCGCGGTGTTCTGGATGTGGGTGATGGCGGTCGTCGGCGGTGCCTCGGCGTTCGTCGAGTCGGCGCTGGCCCAGCTCTACAAGGTCCGCGACACCAAGGACCGGGACGGTGCGGGCTCCGGTACGTACCGTGGCGGCCCCGCCTACTACATGCAGCGCGGGCTCGGGAAGCGCTGGCCCGGTGTGCTGTTCGCGGTCGCCATCACCGTGACCTTCGGGTTCGTCTTCAACGCCGTGCAGTCCAACACGATCACCTCGGTCGCCTCCGGGTCCGTCTCCGGCAGCGGTGCGTCGTGGTTCGCCCCGGCGGTCGGCCTGCTGCTGGCCGTCCTGCTGGGCGTCGCGATCTGCGGCGGTGTCCGCCGCATCACCTCCGTTACGACCGTCCTCGTACCGGTCATGGCCGTCGTCTACCTGCTGCTGGGCACCGCCGTCGTCCTCCTCAACCTCGGCGACCTGCCGCGGGTCTTCGGCGACATCGTCGGCGGCGCGTTCGGCTTCAAGGAGCTGACGGCCGGCGGGATCGGCGCGGCGATCCAGCAGGGCGTACGGCGCGGCATGTTCTCCAACGAGGCGGGCCTGGGCTCGGCGCCCAACGCGGGCGCCGCCGCCGAGGTCACCCACCCGGTCAAGCAGGGGCTCGTCCAGTCCCTCGGCGTCTTCTTCGACACCCTGCTGATCTGCTCGATGACCGCCTTCATCATCCTGACGACCACCCCGGAGCTGGGCGGGCGGCAGGGCGCCGACCTCACCCAGTCCGCGCTGACCGACACGCTCGGCGGCTGGGCCGGTCACGTGCTGACGGCCGTCGTCTTCCTGCTCGCCTTCAGTTCCATGATCGGGAACTACTACTACGGCGAGTCCAACATCGGCTTCATGACGCGGCGCACCTGGGTCCTGCCCGTCTACCGTGCCCTCGTCCTCGCGGTCGTCTTCCTCGGCGCGCTGGGCTCGGTGAGCGTCATCTGGAACCTCGCCGACGTCTTCATGGGCCTCATGGCCCTGATCAACCTGCTGGCCATCATCCCCCTCTCGGCCATCGCCTTCCGCCTCCTGGACGACTACACGGCCCAGCGCCGCTCCGGCCTCGACCCGGTCTTCACCCGGTCCCGGATGCCGGACCTGACGGGGGTGGAGTGCTGGCCGGACGCTCCGGCGGCGTCCGAGCGCCGTGAGACAGCGGGGGCAGGAGCGGGGGCGGCCTAG
- a CDS encoding SDR family NAD(P)-dependent oxidoreductase, translated as MVVCGRDERRLDTAVAHLRERAQDAVTGGEAAVADATGTGPGAAGDAADRVFGVRADTASVADLDAAVEAVRDRFGHLDIIFANAGRYAAAPFEEITEADFDQAVGVNFKGVFFTVQRALPLLRDGGAVVINASSLVQRGQADATLHSATKAAALNLARTLAAALAGRRVRVNSVSPGYVETPMFAGSEIDVAEAEKLKAQTAAGRFARPEEIADAVAFLASGEASYVNGQDLVVDGGLHGCAM; from the coding sequence GTGGTGGTGTGCGGCCGCGACGAGCGCCGCCTGGACACCGCCGTGGCGCACCTGAGGGAGCGGGCGCAGGACGCGGTGACGGGCGGCGAAGCGGCCGTTGCGGATGCGACGGGGACGGGCCCGGGAGCGGCCGGTGACGCGGCGGACCGGGTGTTCGGCGTACGGGCCGACACGGCCTCCGTCGCCGACCTGGACGCCGCGGTCGAGGCGGTACGCGACCGCTTCGGGCACCTCGACATCATCTTCGCCAACGCGGGCCGGTACGCCGCCGCTCCCTTCGAGGAGATCACCGAGGCCGACTTCGACCAGGCGGTCGGCGTGAACTTCAAGGGCGTGTTCTTCACCGTCCAGCGGGCCCTTCCGCTGCTGCGCGACGGCGGTGCGGTGGTCATCAACGCCTCGTCGCTCGTGCAACGCGGACAGGCGGACGCCACCCTGCACTCCGCGACCAAGGCCGCCGCGCTCAACCTCGCCCGGACGCTCGCGGCGGCGCTCGCCGGGCGCCGTGTCCGCGTCAATTCGGTGAGCCCCGGCTACGTCGAGACGCCGATGTTCGCGGGCTCGGAGATCGATGTGGCGGAGGCGGAGAAGCTGAAGGCGCAGACGGCGGCGGGCAGGTTCGCGCGGCCCGAGGAGATCGCCGACGCGGTGGCCTTCCTGGCGTCCGGCGAGGCGTCGTACGTCAACGGGCAGGACCTGGTGGTGGACGGCGGGCTGCACGGCTGCGCCATGTGA
- the groL gene encoding chaperonin GroEL (60 kDa chaperone family; promotes refolding of misfolded polypeptides especially under stressful conditions; forms two stacked rings of heptamers to form a barrel-shaped 14mer; ends can be capped by GroES; misfolded proteins enter the barrel where they are refolded when GroES binds), with the protein MAKIIAFDEEARRGLERGMNQLADAVKVTLGPKGRNVVLEKKWGAPTITNDGVSIAKEIELEDPYEKIGAELVKEVAKKTDDVAGDGTTTATVLAQALVREGLRNVAAGANPMALKRGIERAVEAVSAALLEQAKDVETKEQIASTASISAADTQIGELIAEAMDKVGKEGVITVEESQTFGLELELTEGMRFDKGYISAYFATDMERMEASLDDPYILIVNSKISNVKDLLPLLEKVMQSGKPLLIIAEDVEGEALSTLVVNKIRGTFKSVAVKAPGFGDRRKAMLGDIAILTGGTVISEEVGLKLENAGLDLLGRARKVVITKDETTIVDGAGDSEQVQGRVNQIRAEIENSDSDYDREKLQERLAKLAGGVAVIKAGAATEVELKERKHRIEDAVRNAKAAVEEGIVAGGGVALLQASSVFEKLELEGDEATGAAAVKLALEAPLKQISVNGGLEGGVVVEKVRNLAVGHGLNAATGEYVDMIAEGIIDPAKVTRSALQNAASIAALFLTTEAVIADKPEKAAAAAPGGMPGGDMDF; encoded by the coding sequence ATGGCCAAGATCATCGCGTTCGACGAGGAGGCACGGCGCGGTCTCGAGCGCGGGATGAACCAGCTCGCCGACGCCGTCAAGGTCACCCTTGGCCCCAAGGGCCGCAACGTCGTCCTCGAGAAGAAGTGGGGCGCCCCCACGATCACCAACGATGGTGTGTCCATCGCCAAGGAGATCGAGCTCGAGGACCCGTACGAGAAGATCGGCGCCGAGCTGGTCAAGGAGGTCGCGAAGAAGACGGACGACGTCGCCGGTGACGGCACGACGACCGCGACCGTCCTGGCCCAGGCCCTGGTCCGCGAGGGGCTGCGCAACGTGGCCGCCGGCGCCAACCCGATGGCCCTGAAGCGCGGCATCGAGCGCGCCGTCGAGGCTGTCTCCGCCGCCCTGCTGGAGCAGGCCAAGGACGTGGAGACCAAGGAGCAGATCGCTTCGACCGCCTCCATCTCCGCCGCCGACACCCAGATCGGCGAGCTGATCGCCGAGGCCATGGACAAGGTCGGCAAGGAAGGCGTCATCACCGTCGAGGAGTCCCAGACCTTCGGTCTGGAGCTGGAGCTCACCGAGGGTATGCGCTTCGACAAGGGCTACATCTCGGCGTACTTCGCCACCGACATGGAGCGTATGGAGGCGTCGCTCGACGACCCGTACATCCTCATCGTCAACTCGAAGATCTCCAACGTGAAGGACCTCCTTCCGCTGCTGGAGAAGGTCATGCAGTCGGGCAAGCCGCTGCTGATCATCGCCGAGGACGTCGAGGGTGAGGCCCTGTCGACCCTGGTCGTCAACAAGATCCGCGGCACCTTCAAGTCCGTCGCCGTCAAGGCCCCGGGCTTCGGCGACCGCCGCAAGGCCATGCTCGGCGACATCGCCATCCTCACCGGTGGCACGGTCATCTCCGAGGAGGTCGGCCTCAAGCTGGAGAACGCCGGTCTCGACCTGCTGGGCCGCGCCCGCAAGGTCGTCATCACCAAGGACGAGACCACCATCGTCGACGGTGCCGGTGACAGCGAGCAGGTCCAGGGCCGCGTCAACCAGATCCGCGCCGAGATCGAGAACAGCGACTCGGACTACGACCGCGAGAAGCTCCAGGAGCGTCTGGCGAAGCTGGCCGGCGGCGTGGCCGTCATCAAGGCCGGTGCCGCCACCGAGGTCGAGCTCAAGGAGCGCAAGCACCGCATCGAGGACGCCGTGCGCAACGCGAAGGCGGCCGTCGAGGAGGGCATCGTCGCCGGCGGTGGCGTCGCCCTGCTGCAGGCCTCCTCGGTCTTCGAGAAGCTGGAGCTGGAGGGTGACGAGGCCACCGGTGCCGCCGCTGTGAAGCTGGCCCTGGAGGCCCCGCTGAAGCAGATCTCCGTCAACGGCGGCCTCGAGGGCGGCGTTGTCGTGGAGAAGGTGCGCAACCTGGCCGTCGGCCACGGTCTGAACGCCGCGACCGGCGAGTACGTCGACATGATCGCCGAGGGCATCATCGACCCCGCCAAGGTCACCCGCTCCGCGCTGCAGAACGCCGCGTCGATCGCCGCGCTGTTCCTGACCACCGAGGCCGTCATCGCCGACAAGCCGGAGAAGGCCGCCGCGGCCGCTCCGGGCGGCATGCCGGGCGGTGACATGGACTTCTGA